The following proteins come from a genomic window of Eulemur rufifrons isolate Redbay chromosome 24, OSU_ERuf_1, whole genome shotgun sequence:
- the USF2 gene encoding upstream stimulatory factor 2 isoform X2 gives MDMLDPGLDPAASATAAAAASHDKGPEAEEGVELQEGGDGPGAEEQTAVAITSVQQAAFGDHNIQYQFRTETNGGQVTYRVVQVTDGQLDGQGDTAGAVSVVSTAAFAGGQQAVTQAVIQNPFSNGGSPAAEAVSGEARFAYFPASSVGDTTAVSVQTTDQSLQAGGQFYVMMTPQDVLQTGTQRTIAPRTHPYSPKIDGTRTPRDERRRAQHNEVERRRRDKINNWIVQLSKIIPDCNADNSKTGASKGGILSKACDYIRELRQTNQRMQETFKEAERLQMDNELLRQQIEELKNENALLRAQLQQHNLEMVGESTRQ, from the exons atggACATGTTGGACCCGGGTCTGGATCCCGCTGCCTCGGCcaccgctgctgccgccgccag CCACGACAAGGGACCCGAGGCAGAGGAGGGCGTCGAGCTGCAGGAAG GCGGGGACGGCCCTGGGGCGGAGGAGCAGACGGCGGTGGCCATCACCAGCGTCCAGCAGGCGGCGTTTGGCGACCACAACATCCAGTACCAGTTCCGCACAGAGACTAATGGAGGACAG GTGACATACCGCGTTGTCCAGGTGACTGATGGTCAGCTGGACGGCCAGGGCGACACGGCTGGCGCCGTCAGCGTCGTGTCTACCGCTGCCTTCGCGGGGGGGCAGCAGGCTGTGACCCAG GCTGTAATCCAAAATCCCTTCAGCAATGGTGGCAGCCCAGCGGCCGAGGCTGTCAGCGGGGAGGCGCGGTTTGCCTATTTCCCAGCGTCCAGCGTGGGAGATACCACAGCTGTGTCCGTACAGACCACAGACCAGAGCCTGCAGGCTGGAG GCCAGTTCTATGTCATGATGACACCCCAGGATGTGCTTCAGACAGGAACACAGAGGACAATTGCACCCCGGACACACCCCTACTCCCC aaAAATTGATGGAACCAGAACTCCCCGAGATGAGAGAAGAAGAGCTCAGCACAATGAAG TAGAGCGGAGGCGGAGGGACAAGATCAACAACTGGATCGTCCAACTCTCAAAAATCATTCCAGATTGTAACGCGGACAACAGCAAGACAGGAGCG AGTAAAGGTGGGATCCTGTCGAAGGCCTGCGATTACATCCGGGAGCTTCGCCAGACCAACCAGCGCATGCAGGAGACCTTCAAGGAGGCCGAGCGGCTGCAGATGGACAATGAGCTCCTGAGGCAGCAG ATCGAGGAGCTGAAGAATGAGAACGCCCTGCTTCGAGCCCAGCTGCAGCAGCACAACCTGGAGATGGTGGGCGAGAGCACCCGGCAGTGA
- the USF2 gene encoding upstream stimulatory factor 2 isoform X1, whose product MDMLDPGLDPAASATAAAAASHDKGPEAEEGVELQEGGDGPGAEEQTAVAITSVQQAAFGDHNIQYQFRTETNGGQVTYRVVQVTDGQLDGQGDTAGAVSVVSTAAFAGGQQAVTQVGVDGAAQRPGPAAASVPPGPAAPFPLAVIQNPFSNGGSPAAEAVSGEARFAYFPASSVGDTTAVSVQTTDQSLQAGGQFYVMMTPQDVLQTGTQRTIAPRTHPYSPKIDGTRTPRDERRRAQHNEVERRRRDKINNWIVQLSKIIPDCNADNSKTGASKGGILSKACDYIRELRQTNQRMQETFKEAERLQMDNELLRQQIEELKNENALLRAQLQQHNLEMVGESTRQ is encoded by the exons atggACATGTTGGACCCGGGTCTGGATCCCGCTGCCTCGGCcaccgctgctgccgccgccag CCACGACAAGGGACCCGAGGCAGAGGAGGGCGTCGAGCTGCAGGAAG GCGGGGACGGCCCTGGGGCGGAGGAGCAGACGGCGGTGGCCATCACCAGCGTCCAGCAGGCGGCGTTTGGCGACCACAACATCCAGTACCAGTTCCGCACAGAGACTAATGGAGGACAG GTGACATACCGCGTTGTCCAGGTGACTGATGGTCAGCTGGACGGCCAGGGCGACACGGCTGGCGCCGTCAGCGTCGTGTCTACCGCTGCCTTCGCGGGGGGGCAGCAGGCTGTGACCCAGGTGGGTGTGGACGGGGCGGCCCAGCGCCCAGGCCCCGCCGCTGCCTCTGTACCCCCAGGTCCCGCAGCGCCCTTCCCGCTG GCTGTAATCCAAAATCCCTTCAGCAATGGTGGCAGCCCAGCGGCCGAGGCTGTCAGCGGGGAGGCGCGGTTTGCCTATTTCCCAGCGTCCAGCGTGGGAGATACCACAGCTGTGTCCGTACAGACCACAGACCAGAGCCTGCAGGCTGGAG GCCAGTTCTATGTCATGATGACACCCCAGGATGTGCTTCAGACAGGAACACAGAGGACAATTGCACCCCGGACACACCCCTACTCCCC aaAAATTGATGGAACCAGAACTCCCCGAGATGAGAGAAGAAGAGCTCAGCACAATGAAG TAGAGCGGAGGCGGAGGGACAAGATCAACAACTGGATCGTCCAACTCTCAAAAATCATTCCAGATTGTAACGCGGACAACAGCAAGACAGGAGCG AGTAAAGGTGGGATCCTGTCGAAGGCCTGCGATTACATCCGGGAGCTTCGCCAGACCAACCAGCGCATGCAGGAGACCTTCAAGGAGGCCGAGCGGCTGCAGATGGACAATGAGCTCCTGAGGCAGCAG ATCGAGGAGCTGAAGAATGAGAACGCCCTGCTTCGAGCCCAGCTGCAGCAGCACAACCTGGAGATGGTGGGCGAGAGCACCCGGCAGTGA
- the USF2 gene encoding upstream stimulatory factor 2 isoform X3 — protein sequence MDMLDPGLDPAASATAAAAASHDKGPEAEEGVELQEGGDGPGAEEQTAVAITSVQQAAFGDHNIQYQFRTETNGGQAVIQNPFSNGGSPAAEAVSGEARFAYFPASSVGDTTAVSVQTTDQSLQAGGQFYVMMTPQDVLQTGTQRTIAPRTHPYSPKIDGTRTPRDERRRAQHNEVERRRRDKINNWIVQLSKIIPDCNADNSKTGASKGGILSKACDYIRELRQTNQRMQETFKEAERLQMDNELLRQQIEELKNENALLRAQLQQHNLEMVGESTRQ from the exons atggACATGTTGGACCCGGGTCTGGATCCCGCTGCCTCGGCcaccgctgctgccgccgccag CCACGACAAGGGACCCGAGGCAGAGGAGGGCGTCGAGCTGCAGGAAG GCGGGGACGGCCCTGGGGCGGAGGAGCAGACGGCGGTGGCCATCACCAGCGTCCAGCAGGCGGCGTTTGGCGACCACAACATCCAGTACCAGTTCCGCACAGAGACTAATGGAGGACAG GCTGTAATCCAAAATCCCTTCAGCAATGGTGGCAGCCCAGCGGCCGAGGCTGTCAGCGGGGAGGCGCGGTTTGCCTATTTCCCAGCGTCCAGCGTGGGAGATACCACAGCTGTGTCCGTACAGACCACAGACCAGAGCCTGCAGGCTGGAG GCCAGTTCTATGTCATGATGACACCCCAGGATGTGCTTCAGACAGGAACACAGAGGACAATTGCACCCCGGACACACCCCTACTCCCC aaAAATTGATGGAACCAGAACTCCCCGAGATGAGAGAAGAAGAGCTCAGCACAATGAAG TAGAGCGGAGGCGGAGGGACAAGATCAACAACTGGATCGTCCAACTCTCAAAAATCATTCCAGATTGTAACGCGGACAACAGCAAGACAGGAGCG AGTAAAGGTGGGATCCTGTCGAAGGCCTGCGATTACATCCGGGAGCTTCGCCAGACCAACCAGCGCATGCAGGAGACCTTCAAGGAGGCCGAGCGGCTGCAGATGGACAATGAGCTCCTGAGGCAGCAG ATCGAGGAGCTGAAGAATGAGAACGCCCTGCTTCGAGCCCAGCTGCAGCAGCACAACCTGGAGATGGTGGGCGAGAGCACCCGGCAGTGA
- the USF2 gene encoding upstream stimulatory factor 2 isoform X4 gives MDMLDPGLDPAASATAAAAASHDKGPEAEEGVELQEGGDGPGAEEQTAVAITSVQQAAFGDHNIQYQFRTETNGGQTGTQRTIAPRTHPYSPKIDGTRTPRDERRRAQHNEVERRRRDKINNWIVQLSKIIPDCNADNSKTGASKGGILSKACDYIRELRQTNQRMQETFKEAERLQMDNELLRQQIEELKNENALLRAQLQQHNLEMVGESTRQ, from the exons atggACATGTTGGACCCGGGTCTGGATCCCGCTGCCTCGGCcaccgctgctgccgccgccag CCACGACAAGGGACCCGAGGCAGAGGAGGGCGTCGAGCTGCAGGAAG GCGGGGACGGCCCTGGGGCGGAGGAGCAGACGGCGGTGGCCATCACCAGCGTCCAGCAGGCGGCGTTTGGCGACCACAACATCCAGTACCAGTTCCGCACAGAGACTAATGGAGGACAG ACAGGAACACAGAGGACAATTGCACCCCGGACACACCCCTACTCCCC aaAAATTGATGGAACCAGAACTCCCCGAGATGAGAGAAGAAGAGCTCAGCACAATGAAG TAGAGCGGAGGCGGAGGGACAAGATCAACAACTGGATCGTCCAACTCTCAAAAATCATTCCAGATTGTAACGCGGACAACAGCAAGACAGGAGCG AGTAAAGGTGGGATCCTGTCGAAGGCCTGCGATTACATCCGGGAGCTTCGCCAGACCAACCAGCGCATGCAGGAGACCTTCAAGGAGGCCGAGCGGCTGCAGATGGACAATGAGCTCCTGAGGCAGCAG ATCGAGGAGCTGAAGAATGAGAACGCCCTGCTTCGAGCCCAGCTGCAGCAGCACAACCTGGAGATGGTGGGCGAGAGCACCCGGCAGTGA
- the HAMP gene encoding hepcidin isoform X2, producing the protein MALNAQIRAACLLLLLLLASLTSGSIFPQQRQDTVGQLADLQRQDTAAARAGWTHVLQQRSRRDAHFPICVFCCGCCRKSKCGVCCKT; encoded by the exons ATGGCACTGAACGCTCAGATCCGGGCTgcctgccttctcctcctcctcctcctcgccagCCTGACCAGTGGCTCCATTTTCCCACAACAG CGCCAAGACACAGTGGGACAGCTTGCAGACCTCCAGCGCCAGGACACAGCGGCAGCCAGGGCCGGCTGGACG CACGTGCTCCAGCAGCGAAGCCGGCGGGACGCCCACTTCCCCATCTGTGTTTTCTGCTGCGGCTGCTGTCGGAAATCAAAGTGTGGGGTGTGCTGCAAGACGTAG
- the HAMP gene encoding hepcidin isoform X1, protein MALNAQIRAACLLLLLLLASLTSGSIFPQQTGQLADLQRQDTVGQLADLQRQDTAAARAGWTHVLQQRSRRDAHFPICVFCCGCCRKSKCGVCCKT, encoded by the exons ATGGCACTGAACGCTCAGATCCGGGCTgcctgccttctcctcctcctcctcctcgccagCCTGACCAGTGGCTCCATTTTCCCACAACAG ACGGGACAGCTTGCAGACCTCCAGCGCCAAGACACAGTGGGACAGCTTGCAGACCTCCAGCGCCAGGACACAGCGGCAGCCAGGGCCGGCTGGACG CACGTGCTCCAGCAGCGAAGCCGGCGGGACGCCCACTTCCCCATCTGTGTTTTCTGCTGCGGCTGCTGTCGGAAATCAAAGTGTGGGGTGTGCTGCAAGACGTAG
- the MAG gene encoding myelin-associated glycoprotein isoform X2, giving the protein MIFLTALPLFWIMISASRGGHWGAWMPSSISAFEGTCVSIPCRFDFPDELRPAVVHGVWYFNSPYPKNYPPVVFKSRTQVVHESFQGRSRLLGDLGLRNCTLLLSSVSPELGGKYYFRGDLGGYNQYTFSEHSVLDIINTPNIVVPPEVVAGTEVEVSCMVPDNCPELRPELSWLGHEGLGEPAVLGRLREDEGTWVQVSLLHFVPTREANGHRLGCQASFPNTTLQFEGYASLDVKYPPVIVEMNSSVEAIDGSHVSLLCGADSNPLPLLTWMRDGTVLREAVAESLLLELDEVTPEEDGVYACLAENAYGQDNRTVELSVMYAPWKPTVNGTMVAVEGETVSILCSTQSNPDPILTIFKEKQILATVIYESELQLELPAVKPEDDGEYWCVAENQYGQRATAFNLSVEFAPVILLESHCAAARDTVQCLCVVKSNPEPSVAFELPSRNVTVNETEREFVYSERSGLLLTSILTLRGQAQAPPRVICTSRNLYGTKSLELPFQGAHRLMWAKIGPVGAVVAFAILIAIVCYITQTRRKKNVTESPSFSAGDNPQVLFSSDFRISGAPEKYESRELSTQECH; this is encoded by the exons ATGATATTCCTCACGGCACTGCCCCTGTTTTGGATTATGATTTCAG CCTCCCGAGGGGGTCACTGGGGGGCCTGGATGCCCTCGTCCATCTCAGCCTTCGAGGGCACCTGCGTCTCCATCCCCTGCCGCTTCGACTTCCCTGACGAGCTGCGGCCTGCGGTCGTGCACGGCGTCTGGTACTTCAATAGCCCCTACCCCAAGAACTACCCCCCGGTGGTCTTCAAGTCACGCACTCAAGTCGTCCACGAGAGCTTCCAGGGCCGCAGCCGCCTCCTGGGGGACCTGGGCCTGCGCAACTGCACCCTCCTGCTCAGCAGCGTCAGCCCCGAGCTGGGCGGCAAGTACTACTTCCGCGGGGACCTGGGGGGCTACAATCAGTACACCTTCTCAGAGCACAGCGTCCTGGACATCATCA ACACCCCCAACATCGTGGTGCCCCCGGAGGTGGTGGCAGGCACGGAGGTGGAGGTCAGCTGCATGGTGCCGGACAACTGCCCAGAGCTGCGCCCAGAGCTGAGCTGGCTGGGCCACGAAGGGCTGGGCGAGCCGGCGGTGCTGGGTCGGCTGCGGGAGGACGAGGGCACCTGGGTGCAGGTGTCGCTGCTGCACTTTGTGCCCACCAGGGAGGCCAACGGCCACCGGCTGGGCTGCCAGGCCTCCTTCCCCAACACCACCCTGCAGTTCGAGGGCTACGCCAGCCTGGACGTCAAGT ACCCCCCGGTGATCGTGGAAATGAACTCGTCGGTGGAGGCCATCGACGGCTCCCACGTCAGCCTGCTCTGCGGGGCTGACAGCAACCCCCTGCCGCTGCTGACCTGGATGCGGGACGGGACGGTGCTGCGGGAGGCCGTAGCCGAGAGCCTGCTGCTGGAGCTGGACGAGGTGACCCCTGAGGAGGACGGTGTCTACGCCTGCCTGGCAGAGAATGCCTACGGCCAGGACAACCGCACCGTGGAGCTCAGCGTCATGT ATGCACCCTGGAAGCCGACGGTGAACGGGACAATGGTGGCCGTGGAGGGGGAGACGGTCTCCATCTTGTGCTCTACTCAGAGCAACCCGGACCCTATTCTCACCATCTTCAAGGAGAAGCAGATCCTGGCCACCGTCATCTACGAGAGCGAACTGCAGCTGGAGCTGCCGGCAGTCAAGCCTGAGGATGACGGAGAGTACTGGTGTGTGGCTGAGAACCAGTATGGCCAGAGGGCCACTGCCTTCAACCTGTCTGTGGAGT TCGCCCCCGTGATCCTCCTGGAGTCGCACTGTGCAGCGGCCCGAGACACGGTGCAGTGCCTGTGCGTGGTGAAATCCAACCCGGAGCCGTCCGTGGCCTTTGAGCTGCCGTCGCGCAACGTGACTGTGAACGAGACGGAGCGGGAGTTCGTGTACTCGGAGCGCAGCGGCCTCCTGCTCACCAGCATCCTCACGCTGCgcggccaggcccaggccccgccccgggtCATCTGCACCTCCAGGAACCTCTACGGCACCAAGAGCCTGGAGCTGCCCTTCCAGGGAGCCC ACCGGCTGATGTGGGCCAAGATTGGGCCCGTGGGAGCCGTGGTCGCCTTCGCCATCCTGATTGCCATCGTCTGCTACATCACCCAGACGCGCAGGAA AAAGAATGTGACAGAGAGCCCTAGCTTCTCGGCAGGGGACAACCCCCAAGTCCTGTTCAGCAGTGACTTCCGCATCTCTGGGGCACCGGAGAAGTACGAG TCCAGAGAGCTCTCTACCCAGGAATGTCACTGA
- the MAG gene encoding myelin-associated glycoprotein isoform X1, with the protein MIFLTALPLFWIMISASRGGHWGAWMPSSISAFEGTCVSIPCRFDFPDELRPAVVHGVWYFNSPYPKNYPPVVFKSRTQVVHESFQGRSRLLGDLGLRNCTLLLSSVSPELGGKYYFRGDLGGYNQYTFSEHSVLDIINTPNIVVPPEVVAGTEVEVSCMVPDNCPELRPELSWLGHEGLGEPAVLGRLREDEGTWVQVSLLHFVPTREANGHRLGCQASFPNTTLQFEGYASLDVKYPPVIVEMNSSVEAIDGSHVSLLCGADSNPLPLLTWMRDGTVLREAVAESLLLELDEVTPEEDGVYACLAENAYGQDNRTVELSVMYAPWKPTVNGTMVAVEGETVSILCSTQSNPDPILTIFKEKQILATVIYESELQLELPAVKPEDDGEYWCVAENQYGQRATAFNLSVEFAPVILLESHCAAARDTVQCLCVVKSNPEPSVAFELPSRNVTVNETEREFVYSERSGLLLTSILTLRGQAQAPPRVICTSRNLYGTKSLELPFQGAHRLMWAKIGPVGAVVAFAILIAIVCYITQTRRKKNVTESPSFSAGDNPQVLFSSDFRISGAPEKYESERRLGSERRLLGLRGEPPELDLSYSHSDLGKRPTKDSYTLTEELAEYAEIRVK; encoded by the exons ATGATATTCCTCACGGCACTGCCCCTGTTTTGGATTATGATTTCAG CCTCCCGAGGGGGTCACTGGGGGGCCTGGATGCCCTCGTCCATCTCAGCCTTCGAGGGCACCTGCGTCTCCATCCCCTGCCGCTTCGACTTCCCTGACGAGCTGCGGCCTGCGGTCGTGCACGGCGTCTGGTACTTCAATAGCCCCTACCCCAAGAACTACCCCCCGGTGGTCTTCAAGTCACGCACTCAAGTCGTCCACGAGAGCTTCCAGGGCCGCAGCCGCCTCCTGGGGGACCTGGGCCTGCGCAACTGCACCCTCCTGCTCAGCAGCGTCAGCCCCGAGCTGGGCGGCAAGTACTACTTCCGCGGGGACCTGGGGGGCTACAATCAGTACACCTTCTCAGAGCACAGCGTCCTGGACATCATCA ACACCCCCAACATCGTGGTGCCCCCGGAGGTGGTGGCAGGCACGGAGGTGGAGGTCAGCTGCATGGTGCCGGACAACTGCCCAGAGCTGCGCCCAGAGCTGAGCTGGCTGGGCCACGAAGGGCTGGGCGAGCCGGCGGTGCTGGGTCGGCTGCGGGAGGACGAGGGCACCTGGGTGCAGGTGTCGCTGCTGCACTTTGTGCCCACCAGGGAGGCCAACGGCCACCGGCTGGGCTGCCAGGCCTCCTTCCCCAACACCACCCTGCAGTTCGAGGGCTACGCCAGCCTGGACGTCAAGT ACCCCCCGGTGATCGTGGAAATGAACTCGTCGGTGGAGGCCATCGACGGCTCCCACGTCAGCCTGCTCTGCGGGGCTGACAGCAACCCCCTGCCGCTGCTGACCTGGATGCGGGACGGGACGGTGCTGCGGGAGGCCGTAGCCGAGAGCCTGCTGCTGGAGCTGGACGAGGTGACCCCTGAGGAGGACGGTGTCTACGCCTGCCTGGCAGAGAATGCCTACGGCCAGGACAACCGCACCGTGGAGCTCAGCGTCATGT ATGCACCCTGGAAGCCGACGGTGAACGGGACAATGGTGGCCGTGGAGGGGGAGACGGTCTCCATCTTGTGCTCTACTCAGAGCAACCCGGACCCTATTCTCACCATCTTCAAGGAGAAGCAGATCCTGGCCACCGTCATCTACGAGAGCGAACTGCAGCTGGAGCTGCCGGCAGTCAAGCCTGAGGATGACGGAGAGTACTGGTGTGTGGCTGAGAACCAGTATGGCCAGAGGGCCACTGCCTTCAACCTGTCTGTGGAGT TCGCCCCCGTGATCCTCCTGGAGTCGCACTGTGCAGCGGCCCGAGACACGGTGCAGTGCCTGTGCGTGGTGAAATCCAACCCGGAGCCGTCCGTGGCCTTTGAGCTGCCGTCGCGCAACGTGACTGTGAACGAGACGGAGCGGGAGTTCGTGTACTCGGAGCGCAGCGGCCTCCTGCTCACCAGCATCCTCACGCTGCgcggccaggcccaggccccgccccgggtCATCTGCACCTCCAGGAACCTCTACGGCACCAAGAGCCTGGAGCTGCCCTTCCAGGGAGCCC ACCGGCTGATGTGGGCCAAGATTGGGCCCGTGGGAGCCGTGGTCGCCTTCGCCATCCTGATTGCCATCGTCTGCTACATCACCCAGACGCGCAGGAA AAAGAATGTGACAGAGAGCCCTAGCTTCTCGGCAGGGGACAACCCCCAAGTCCTGTTCAGCAGTGACTTCCGCATCTCTGGGGCACCGGAGAAGTACGAG AGTGAGAGGCGCCTGGGGTCTGAGAGGAGGCTGCTGGGCCTTCGGGGGGAGCCCCCGGAGCTGGACCTGAGCTACTCCCACTCGGACCTGGGAAAACGACCCACCAAGGACAGCTACACTCTGACGGAGGAGCTAGCTGAGTATGCTGAAATCCGCGTCAAGTGA